A single region of the Plantactinospora soyae genome encodes:
- a CDS encoding transposase, protein MVGKTRRRLASELIGELIVIDKKIKTTKQELTDLVNSTGSQLMDLTGIGPSGAGRLLGDIGDIARFASRAHFVS, encoded by the coding sequence GTGGTCGGCAAAACCCGCCGCCGGCTGGCCTCCGAACTGATCGGCGAACTCATCGTCATCGACAAGAAGATCAAGACCACGAAACAGGAACTCACCGACCTGGTCAACAGCACCGGAAGCCAGCTGATGGATTTGACTGGAATCGGACCGTCCGGCGCCGGCCGCCTGCTCGGCGACATCGGCGATATCGCCCGATTCGCCAGTCGCGCCCACTTCGTCTCGTGA
- a CDS encoding sigma-70 family RNA polymerase sigma factor, whose product MSDTSPAEPMAEAFEAQRDRLRAVAYRMLGSHADAEDVVQEAWLRLSRQDGATIHNLAGWLTTVVGRISLDVLRSRQARPEASYDDRLSELVVTLDDSPVPEDDAVLADSVGLALLVVLESLGPSERLAFVLHDLFAVPFDEIGQILGKSTAATKMLASRARRKVQTTDRPTGVGREQREVVQAFLAAARRGDFEELLRVLDPEVKLTVDIPSGVVVTLGATKVAAGAQLSASTAAQGRAVLVDGLPGIISWREDGTPLSVLAFTVVDGRITNIAVVIDPAKLALMDLPDPA is encoded by the coding sequence ATGTCCGACACCAGCCCGGCGGAGCCGATGGCCGAGGCGTTCGAAGCCCAGCGTGACCGGCTGCGCGCAGTCGCCTACCGCATGCTCGGATCGCACGCCGACGCCGAGGACGTGGTCCAGGAGGCCTGGCTGCGCCTCTCCCGCCAGGACGGGGCGACCATTCACAACCTCGCCGGCTGGCTGACCACGGTGGTCGGCCGGATCAGCCTCGACGTCCTGCGATCGCGCCAAGCCCGCCCGGAGGCGTCCTACGACGACCGCCTGTCCGAGCTCGTGGTGACGCTCGACGACAGTCCTGTTCCCGAGGACGACGCAGTGCTCGCCGACTCGGTCGGGCTCGCGCTGCTCGTCGTCCTGGAGTCGCTCGGGCCGAGCGAGCGGTTGGCGTTCGTGCTGCACGACCTGTTCGCGGTGCCGTTCGACGAGATCGGCCAGATCCTCGGCAAGTCCACCGCCGCCACCAAGATGCTCGCCAGCCGTGCCCGCAGGAAGGTACAGACGACCGATCGGCCGACCGGCGTCGGACGGGAGCAGCGAGAGGTGGTCCAGGCCTTCCTGGCGGCGGCTCGCCGCGGCGACTTCGAGGAGTTGCTGCGGGTACTCGACCCCGAGGTGAAACTGACCGTCGACATCCCCTCCGGCGTAGTCGTCACCCTCGGCGCCACCAAGGTCGCAGCCGGCGCGCAACTGTCCGCCAGCACAGCCGCACAGGGACGGGCGGTGCTCGTCGACGGCCTCCCGGGGATCATCTCCTGGCGCGAGGACGGCACCCCGCTCTCGGTCCTCGCGTTCACCGTCGTCGACGGCCGCATCACCAACATCGCGGTCGTGATCGACCCGGCCAAGCTCGCGCTGATGGACCTGCCGGATCCGGCGTAA
- a CDS encoding carboxymuconolactone decarboxylase family protein: protein MEARMNGPANPDVITAIQHLYKAIHTGGVDKRLLSLVHLRTSQINGCSPCIFASIESAQKAGETDERLHNVVAWRETPFYTEEERAALALTEAATRLQDGAPGVTDEIWDAAADHFSEEQLGAIILEIAMTNFFNRVNRTVREQAGKTC, encoded by the coding sequence ATGGAAGCACGCATGAACGGCCCGGCGAACCCCGACGTGATCACCGCGATCCAGCACCTCTACAAGGCGATTCACACCGGGGGCGTAGACAAGCGCCTGCTGTCGCTGGTTCATCTGCGTACCAGCCAGATCAACGGCTGCAGCCCGTGCATTTTCGCCTCGATCGAGTCGGCGCAAAAGGCCGGTGAGACAGACGAGCGGCTGCACAACGTGGTCGCGTGGCGCGAGACGCCCTTCTACACCGAGGAGGAGCGGGCGGCCCTCGCCCTGACCGAGGCCGCTACCCGGCTTCAGGACGGCGCACCGGGCGTGACCGACGAGATCTGGGACGCTGCCGCCGACCACTTCAGCGAGGAGCAGCTGGGCGCGATCATCCTGGAGATCGCGATGACCAACTTCTTCAACCGGGTCAACCGCACGGTCCGGGAGCAGGCCGGCAAGACCTGCTAA